AAAACTTAAATATATTATTATTAATTAAGTGGTTGCAATCTGGGATTGGGGTATTTAAAACATCTCTTGTTAGTGATAATGCTGTATAAACCCTAATGGTTTGGTCATCTTCTTTTGCCCATAGGAATATTTTATTATAATTAATATCACTAGAGTGTCTTATCAGACGATCTATATCTGCATATAATCTTATACCTGGAGAAGTATTATAATAATGTCCTATAGATACATGTAAGAGATTGAAATATAATAAAGCGTTATCAGAAAGAACTTTTATTCCATTATCAAGTGTTTTATAGTTATTTTTTCTAAAATGCTCCAATCTTCTATGTAATTTTTTTATTCCAATTATGTATCTTCTTGCAATCGGTTTCCACTCGAAATTGACATAGAATTTTTTTCCTTCTAAAACATTAGCTTTAGAAAATGTAGTCATTATAGAATTGGGAACACCTCTTCTGGATTCTTTTATATATCCCAATTCGGACATATACTTAATTACTTCATGATAATCACTAGAATCAGCGGATAGATCAATGTCACCAGATGAAAAGCAGCCTAAACATGCATTTGAAGAAAGTATAGTGCCAAAATTCTCTATTAAGATTATATTTTTATCTGTACTTGAAAATTTTTGGAAAATTGTTCTAGTTTCTTCTAATATATTATGATTTCTTTTCTCATATTCACGATGTATGCTTGACCACTTGTCATTATTTTCATCTACTAGAGATAGAGTATGGGCACCATAAGGCAAAATTTTATTTTCTAATAAATAGTCCACTAATTCCATATTCTTTAACTCTTCAATCAAAAAATTCGGATTAGCTTTCACTTGTTCTAGCACTTCATCTGGATGTAAAATATAATAATTAACACCTTGATTGAAATTTTTCATTTAGCCACCTCACCTTTGTCACTTTTATATGATAATACAATTAAATCATAACTATTAATCTTTATACCCTTTGAATTTTTCCATTGTTGTATTGTCTTTTGAAGAAATGCCTTCTCTTTTAAATACTTTTTTTATTGTAATAATTATAATTTTGATATCATTATATAAATTTATACT
The sequence above is drawn from the Mariniplasma anaerobium genome and encodes:
- a CDS encoding nucleotidyltransferase family protein — encoded protein: MKNFNQGVNYYILHPDEVLEQVKANPNFLIEELKNMELVDYLLENKILPYGAHTLSLVDENNDKWSSIHREYEKRNHNILEETRTIFQKFSSTDKNIILIENFGTILSSNACLGCFSSGDIDLSADSSDYHEVIKYMSELGYIKESRRGVPNSIMTTFSKANVLEGKKFYVNFEWKPIARRYIIGIKKLHRRLEHFRKNNYKTLDNGIKVLSDNALLYFNLLHVSIGHYYNTSPGIRLYADIDRLIRHSSDINYNKIFLWAKEDDQTIRVYTALSLTRDVLNTPIPDCNHLINNNIFKFSSKIKKYLWSVKKSSYINRTNIFDQWMIDAMSEGMNIFTYCLLRIVRLNRTKS